In Juglans regia cultivar Chandler chromosome 13, Walnut 2.0, whole genome shotgun sequence, the following proteins share a genomic window:
- the LOC108983124 gene encoding serine carboxypeptidase-like 18 produces the protein MWLSVVVLVHVLLLISNSVESQSIIDTLPGFPGKLPFKLETGYIGVGELDEVQLFYYFIESERNPKDDPLVLWLTGGPGCSGLSGLLFEIGPFTFDYANSSGNKPMLELNPYSWTKIANMIFLDAPVGTGFSYATTWEAYNSNDTSSTTQTYEFLRKVMAHPTFLFNPLYVAGDSYSGKTVPIIVQEVSNGNKIGHSPPLNLKGFVIGNPLTYEIWDGNERVKFAHRTALISDRLYQSTKRNCQGRYIDPDPNNMQCVEDLRKVNECLDDIYAAQILEPNCAAFSPKPNKLWSLSLHLDDNFIDILHSAPDQVPEPWCRSYNYLYSYVWANDKTVQKALHVREGTKTDWERCNKSLTYTKNVITSIDYHQNLTKKDLRALVYSGDHDMLIPYVGTQQWIETLDLSIKDDWRPWFVEGQIAGYVTIFTEEKYSLTFTTIKGAGHTAPEYKPKECLAMIDRWFAYYFL, from the exons ATGTGGTTGTCTGTAGTAGTACTTGTTCATGTATTGCTCCTGATCTCCAACTCGGTTGAGTCCCAGTCCATCATCGACACTCTTCCAGGTTTCCCTGGCAAGCTTCCCTTCAAACTCGAAACCGG GTACATTGGCGTTGGAGAGTTAGACGAGGTGCAATTGTTTTATTACTTCATCGAGTCTGAAAGGAATCCCAAGGATGACCCTCTTGTGCTTTGGCTCACCGGTGGTCCTGGTTGTTCCGGTCTCTCGGGCCTTTTATTTGAAATTG GTCCTTTTACTTTCGACTATGCAAACTCTAGTGGGAACAAACCAATGTTGGAATTGAACCCGTACTCGTGGACAAAA ATTGCGAATATGATATTTTTGGATGCACCGGTTGGTACTGGATTCTCATATGCAACAACTTGGGAAGCATACAACAGCAACGATACATCGTCAACAACACAAACCTATGAATTTCTAAGAAAGGTGA TGGCTCATCCCACATTTCTCTTCAATCCACTCTATGTTGCCGGCGATTCTTATTCTGGGAAAACCGTCCCAATCATTGTTCAAGAAGTTTCAAACG GTAACAAAATTGGACATTCGCCACCATTGAATCTCAAA GGTTTTGTGATTGGTAACCCACTAACATATGAGATTTGGGACGGAAATGAAAGAGTAAAATTCGCTCACCGAACAGCACTTATATCCGATAGACTTTATCAG TCAACTAAAAGAAACTGCCAAGGAAGATATATAGATCCAGATCCAAACAATATGCAATGTGTAGAAGATCTTCGAAAGGTCAATGAG TGCTTAGATGATATATATGCTGCCCAAATCTTGGAACCAAATTGCGCTGCATTCTCCCCAAAGCCAAATAAACTCTGGAGTTTGAGCCTCCATCTCGATGATAATTTCATAGATATACTCCATTCAGCACCAGATCAAGTTCCTGAACCATGGTGTcgg AGCTATAACTATCTGTACTCTTATGTTTGGGCGAATGATAAAACGGTGCAAAAGGCTCTCCACGTTCGAGAG GGAACCAAAACAGACTGGGAGAGATGCAATAAGAGCTTAACATATACAAAGAATGTCATAACAAGTATTGATTATCACCAAAACCTCACCAAGAAAGATCTCCGAGCTCTGGTTTACAG CGGTGATCACGACATGTTAATTCCGTATGTGGGAACACAACAATGGATAGAAACACTGGATTTGTCTATAAAGGATGACTGGAGACCTTGGTTTGTTGAAGGTCAAATTGCAGG aTACGTCACCATCTTTACAGAGGAAAAGTACAGTTTGACATTCACAACTATAAAG GGCGCGGGTCACACAGCACCGGAGTACAAGCCTAAGGAATGTCTTGCCATGATCGATAGATGGTTTGCTTATTACTTTTTATAG
- the LOC108983123 gene encoding serine carboxypeptidase-like 1 has translation MNSSSSYSITQITMWWPSVVVVLLLQISNLVASQSIINTLPGFTGELPFKLETGYIGVGELDEVQLFYYFIESERSPKDDPLVLWLTGGPGCSALSGLLYEIGPLTFNYANSSGNKPTLELNPYSWTKVANIIFLDSPVGTGFSYATTWEAYNVNDTSSAAQTYEFLRKWVLAHSMFLSNPLYIAGDSYSGIPVPIVVQEVSNGNEIGHLPPLILKGLVLGNPLTHRIFDLDARLKFAHRMALISDRLYESTKRNCKGEYIYPDPSNAKCIEDLQVVEECVSNIFDNQILEPNCATQSPKPNKLREWSVLGDDFIDIHTSTPQVPGPWCRNYNYLYSYVWANDKTVQEALHIREGTKTEWDRCNKSLAYTENVITSIDYHRNLTKKDLRALVYSGDHDMTIPYVGTEEWIETLDLSIEDDWRPWFVDGQIAGYVTIFTEEKYSLTFTTIKGGGHTAPEYKPKECLAMIDRWFSYYFL, from the exons aTGAATTCTAGCAGCAGCTACAGCATTACTCAGATCACAATGTGGTGGCCGTCCGTTGTGGTTGTACTATTGCTTCAGATCTCCAACTTGGTTGCATCACAGTCCATCATCAACACTCTTCCTGGTTTTACTGGCGAGCTTCCCTTCAAACTCGAAACTGG GTACATTGGAGTTGGAGAGTTAGACGAGGTGCAGCTGTTTTATTACTTCATCGAATCTGAAAGGAGTCCCAAGGATGACCCTCTTGTTCTTTGGCTCACCGGTGGTCCTGGTTGTTCCGCTCTCTCGGGCCTTTTATATGAAATTG GTCCTTTGACTTTCAACTATGCAAATTCTAGTGGGAACAAACCAACATTGGAATTGAACCCCTACTCGTGGACAAAA GTTGCcaacataatatttttggattCACCTGTCGGTACTGGATTCTCTTATGCAACAACTTGGGAGGCATACAACGTCAATGACACATCATCAGCGGCACAAACCTATGAATTTCTAAGAAAG TGGGTTTTGGCTCATTCTATGTTTCTCTCAAACCCCCTCTATATTGCCGGCGATTCTTATTCCGGCATACCCGTCCCGATTGTTGTTCAAGAAGTTTCAAAcg GTAACGAAATTGGACATTTGCCACCATTAATTCTCAAA GGTTTGGTGCTAGGAAACCCACTTACACATAGAATTTTTGACCTGGATGCAAGACTAAAATTTGCTCACCGGATGGCACTCATATCCGATAGACTTTATGAG TCAACTAAAAGAAACTGCaaaggagaatatatatatccagATCCAAGCAATGCAAAGTGCATAGAAGATCTTCAAGTAGTCGAAGAG TGCGTCTCCAATATATTTGATAACCAAATATTGGAACCAAATTGCGCTACACAATCCCCAAAGCCAAATAAACTTCGGGAATGGAGCGTTCTCGGTGACGACTTCATAGACATACACACCTCAACACCTCAAGTTCCAGGGCCATGGTGTCGG AACTATAACTATCTGTACTCCTACGTTTGGGCGAATGATAAAACAGTGCAAGAGGCTCTCCACATCCGAGAG GGAACCAAAACAGAATGGGATAGATGCAATAAGAGCTTAGCATATACAGAGAATGTCATAACGAGTATTGATTACCACCGAAACCTCACCAAGAAAGATCTCCGAGCTCTGGTTTACAG CGGTGATCACGACATGACTATTCCGTATGTGGGCACTGAAGAATGGATAGAAACGTTGGACTTGTCTATAGAGGATGACTGGAGACCTTGGTTTGTTGACGGTCAAATTGCAGG ATACGTCACCATCTTTACAGAGGAAAAGTACAGCTTGACATTCACAACTATAAAG GGTGGGGGTCACACTGCACCAGAGTACAAGCCTAAGGAATGTCTCGCCATGATTGATAGATGGTTTTCTTACTACTTCCTGTAG